A single region of the Novosphingobium sp. genome encodes:
- a CDS encoding PA2169 family four-helix-bundle protein, with protein MSHDRDIRVLNGLTVATLDSMKGFEDAAENVKGIAYATMFTDFAEDRGRVAAILQAKVRELHGESGKSASVLAAAHRNIINTERPFAGKNDNVIIAEVERGENYITARFEEALMDKALQLTTITAIEKGFAFVKADQDQASALKRSKRSPFRRERHTHRI; from the coding sequence ATGTCCCACGACCGTGATATTCGCGTGCTGAACGGGCTAACCGTAGCGACCCTTGATAGCATGAAGGGGTTCGAAGACGCGGCAGAGAATGTTAAGGGCATTGCATATGCCACAATGTTCACCGATTTCGCGGAGGATCGCGGGCGGGTTGCCGCTATCCTTCAAGCCAAAGTCCGTGAACTCCACGGGGAATCTGGGAAAAGCGCCAGCGTGCTGGCGGCGGCCCATCGCAACATCATCAACACCGAGCGGCCGTTTGCCGGTAAGAATGACAACGTGATTATTGCTGAAGTCGAGCGCGGCGAAAATTACATTACCGCCAGGTTCGAGGAGGCGCTGATGGACAAAGCACTTCAGCTGACGACCATTACGGCGATTGAGAAGGGTTTTGCTTTTGTGAAGGCTGATCAGGATCAGGCAAGTGCGCTTAAGCGTAGCAAGCGCTCGCCGTTTCGTAGAGAACGACATACC
- a CDS encoding helix-turn-helix domain-containing protein: MADDTDLEALSCKAMMDVPRIRPVLDKIADKWTVMILTVLCPQPARFNDIKRRLGGITHKSLADALKRLERYGLITRTVLPTSPIGVEYRITPLGHSLREPFEALCSWALAHEHAMATAAIAYDRSRGE, translated from the coding sequence ATGGCTGACGATACCGACCTAGAGGCACTCTCGTGCAAGGCGATGATGGATGTACCCAGGATCCGCCCCGTGCTCGACAAGATCGCGGACAAATGGACGGTCATGATCCTGACGGTGCTTTGCCCCCAGCCAGCGCGCTTCAACGATATCAAGCGACGCTTGGGCGGCATCACTCACAAATCGCTCGCCGACGCGTTGAAGCGCCTGGAACGCTACGGACTGATTACTCGAACTGTACTTCCAACCAGCCCTATCGGTGTCGAATACAGGATTACGCCACTGGGTCACTCGCTCCGCGAACCCTTTGAGGCGCTCTGTTCCTGGGCGCTGGCGCATGAGCATGCTATGGCAACCGCTGCCATAGCCTACGACCGGTCGCGTGGAGAATGA
- a CDS encoding NAD(P)H-quinone oxidoreductase produces the protein MKAIVQSSFGPAEVLHSAEVPMPDIRPNDLLVRVHAAGVNRADILQREGFYAGQHFGESDLLGLELAGEIIAVGEAVADMRPGDRVMAIVGGGAYAEYARVDQAMAVKVPPNLSFAEAAGVMEAFVTAVEAVCHLARLQRGQSVLVHAAAGGIGSACVQLAHALGARVLATAGARRLADVLEIGASVAFDHRADDWEAGVRAASDGQGVDAVIDFVGGDTLAPNLRSLRPGGTLVQVGILSGKADATLPLNLLLHNHLRLQGTVMKSRLPAEKRAMVERFAEIALPLMADGRPRPLIHAQFPLDQAADAHRLMEAGGGMGKIILAV, from the coding sequence GTGAAAGCGATCGTTCAAAGCAGCTTCGGCCCGGCGGAGGTCTTGCACTCCGCCGAGGTGCCGATGCCCGACATCCGACCCAATGACCTGCTGGTGCGCGTGCATGCCGCAGGCGTGAACCGGGCCGACATTCTCCAGCGCGAAGGTTTCTACGCCGGGCAGCATTTCGGCGAAAGCGATCTGCTGGGGCTGGAACTGGCGGGAGAAATCATCGCCGTCGGCGAGGCAGTGGCCGACATGCGGCCCGGAGACCGGGTGATGGCCATCGTGGGCGGTGGCGCCTATGCCGAATATGCGCGGGTCGACCAGGCGATGGCGGTGAAAGTTCCGCCGAACCTGTCCTTTGCCGAGGCGGCGGGGGTGATGGAAGCCTTCGTCACGGCGGTCGAGGCGGTGTGCCATCTCGCCCGGCTGCAGCGGGGCCAAAGCGTGTTGGTCCATGCGGCGGCGGGCGGGATCGGCTCGGCCTGCGTGCAATTGGCCCATGCGCTGGGGGCCCGCGTGCTCGCCACGGCAGGCGCCCGCCGCTTGGCCGATGTGCTGGAGATCGGCGCCTCCGTTGCCTTCGACCATCGCGCTGACGACTGGGAGGCCGGTGTAAGGGCGGCAAGCGATGGGCAGGGCGTCGATGCCGTGATCGATTTTGTGGGTGGCGACACTCTGGCGCCCAATCTGCGGAGCCTGCGCCCTGGCGGCACGCTGGTTCAGGTCGGCATTCTGAGCGGCAAGGCGGATGCCACACTTCCGCTCAACCTGCTGCTGCACAATCATCTGCGTCTGCAGGGCACGGTGATGAAATCGCGCTTACCCGCCGAAAAGCGCGCGATGGTCGAGCGCTTTGCCGAAATCGCCCTGCCGCTGATGGCCGATGGCCGCCCGCGCCCTTTGATCCATGCGCAATTCCCGCTGGACCAGGCCGCCGATGCCCATCGACTGATGGAGGCCGGTGGCGGTATGGGCAAAATTATTCTGGCTGTGTAA
- a CDS encoding LysR family transcriptional regulator, with translation MKDPRFAEHLAVFVEVVRHGSFSGAARRRGQTPSAIVRQIDALEHSLGVPLLVRSTRALVMTDAGERLFERAQPLLDQLADTHAEVAAFDGAVAGVVRIACFPTFGKRYVIPALEQVMVNHPQLQVELDLTERLADPVLERLDAVIRIGQLADSTLIATKLADQRRLLVGSAAYLARMGMPQTLEDLAGHRLIDKLHGADLLGWADLLGSPLNGLADKDAVFRCDDFEAMRLAARAGLGLALLPDWVVGEDVRCGALMRLRLSGEIWNAQLVGIWLLRALAQPSARLRIVTAALRQAIGSPPVWQAE, from the coding sequence ATGAAAGACCCCCGCTTTGCCGAGCATCTGGCGGTGTTCGTCGAGGTGGTGCGCCATGGCAGTTTCTCGGGTGCGGCGCGGCGGCGCGGGCAGACGCCCTCGGCCATCGTGCGGCAGATCGACGCGCTGGAGCATTCGCTGGGCGTGCCATTGCTGGTGCGCTCGACGCGCGCGCTGGTGATGACCGATGCTGGCGAGCGCCTGTTCGAGCGGGCCCAGCCGTTGTTGGATCAACTGGCTGATACCCATGCGGAAGTCGCCGCTTTCGATGGCGCGGTGGCGGGCGTGGTGCGGATCGCCTGCTTTCCCACTTTCGGCAAACGCTATGTGATCCCCGCGCTGGAGCAGGTGATGGTGAACCACCCACAGTTGCAGGTAGAGCTGGACCTGACCGAGCGTCTCGCCGATCCCGTGCTGGAGCGACTGGATGCGGTGATCCGCATCGGCCAATTGGCGGACAGCACGCTGATCGCCACCAAACTGGCCGACCAACGCCGCCTGCTGGTGGGCAGCGCGGCCTATCTGGCGCGTATGGGCATGCCCCAAACGCTGGAGGATCTGGCAGGGCACAGGCTGATTGACAAGCTGCACGGCGCTGACCTGCTGGGCTGGGCAGACCTGCTGGGTAGCCCGCTCAATGGTCTGGCAGACAAGGACGCAGTGTTCCGCTGCGACGATTTCGAAGCGATGCGTCTGGCTGCCCGGGCCGGATTGGGGCTGGCTTTGTTGCCCGACTGGGTGGTGGGGGAGGATGTGCGCTGCGGTGCGCTGATGCGCCTGCGCCTGTCGGGCGAGATATGGAATGCCCAGCTGGTGGGGATTTGGCTCCTGCGTGCCTTGGCCCAGCCCTCGGCGCGTTTGCGGATTGTGACCGCCGCCTTAAGGCAGGCGATCGGCAGCCCGCCGGTATGGCAGGCTGAATGA
- a CDS encoding DUF4142 domain-containing protein encodes MKYAIFSVLLGTAVLGMPLVASAQVAQPMTANDKSSMDVGVAPIHGLDGPAFLAAASDANQYQMAASRLSLERSQRSDVKDYARDIMPKSQTSEQMLMASLNNLQRKFAEPGVRLSAERASMLKILRDAPSGSFDNLYLTQSVKVQQGNWATYKGYAEDGSDPSLKQVASNGAPLIAQQIQQAQALLPSALSGN; translated from the coding sequence ATGAAATATGCAATCTTCTCGGTCCTGCTCGGGACGGCCGTGCTTGGGATGCCTTTGGTTGCATCGGCCCAGGTCGCGCAGCCGATGACAGCGAACGACAAGTCCAGCATGGATGTCGGAGTCGCACCAATTCATGGTCTCGATGGGCCAGCCTTCTTGGCTGCCGCATCGGATGCCAATCAGTATCAGATGGCGGCAAGCCGGCTCAGTCTCGAGCGTTCACAGCGCAGTGATGTCAAGGATTATGCCCGGGACATCATGCCGAAATCGCAGACATCCGAGCAGATGCTCATGGCTTCGCTCAACAACCTTCAGCGCAAGTTCGCCGAGCCTGGGGTACGACTCTCAGCCGAACGGGCCTCGATGCTCAAGATATTGCGCGACGCGCCCAGCGGATCCTTCGACAACCTCTATCTCACTCAGTCGGTGAAGGTGCAGCAGGGGAATTGGGCAACCTACAAAGGTTATGCCGAGGATGGCTCCGACCCGTCTCTCAAGCAGGTGGCCAGCAATGGCGCACCCCTTATTGCGCAGCAAATCCAGCAGGCGCAGGCGCTTCTGCCTTCGGCGCTTTCAGGCAACTAA